The Nitrososphaerales archaeon genomic interval GTTTTGCTATTCTATGTGCTACGGTTCCAGTAGCACATCCAATGTCCAGACACATCTTACTGTTACAAAATTTTGTCAATATCAGATCTGACACATGTGTATAAAAATTAGCGAAATTCTCATTAATGATCTTTGAGAAGTGCTTTTCAGGTCGACTTTTTGTTAACTGAATGTATAGATACGGTTCAAACCAAGCACCTCCTTCCTCATACCTGTTCTGTCCAACTCTTCTCACCGCTCTTGACCTTTGTTTGAGAAATGTTCTCATTGAATCTGACTTGCATCCAATTAACCATTTGGAGGGCTTTGAATAATTATCCATGAATATTTTCAGAAACAAAAAGATCAGGTATTATATGCTACAGCACCAATGTATTGTTACAAGGTAAGGGAGGAGAAGCCCAAGCCTGTCAGGGAAGAAGTATATCCATCAAAGCTTCTTTTCCAGAA includes:
- a CDS encoding class I SAM-dependent methyltransferase — encoded protein: MRTFLKQRSRAVRRVGQNRYEEGGAWFEPYLYIQLTKSRPEKHFSKIINENFANFYTHVSDLILTKFCNSKMCLDIGCATGTVAHRIAKHVDFIFGVDQSFSFVRKGGQVTRTNTEFIVANRQNCHFEMAHLILLFH